TTGGATTTCCGAAAAATCGTTCAGCTGCAATCAAAGTCATTGGAGTAGGAGGTGGAGGAAGTAATGCTTTAAGTCACATGTTTGAACAAGGAATTACTGGCGTAGATTTTATAGCATGTAATACGGATGCGCAAGCCTTAAATAATAATCCAGTTCCTGTAAAAATTCAATTAGGAGCTTCGATTACGGAAGGACTAGGAGCTGGAGCAGACCCAGAAGTAGGAGAAAAGGCTGCTTTAGAAAGTCTGGAAGAAATAAAAAGTGTTCTAGATTCTAATACTAAAATGACATTCATTACAGCAGGAATGGGAGGTGGAACGGGAACAGGTGCTGCACCAATTATTGCAGGAATTTCTAAAGAAAAAGGCATTTTGACTGTAGGGATCGTAACAATTCCATTTCATTTTGAAGGAAAAATGAGATTACAACAAGCTCAAAAAGGAATAGAAGCATTAAGAAAAAATGTGGATTCTCTCATTGTGATTAATAATGATAAATTGAGAGAATTATATGGAAATCTAGGATTTAAAGCTGGATTTGCAAAAGCAGATGAAGTTTTGACTACTGCAGCTAAAGGCATTGCAGAAGTAATTACTCACCATTATAAACAAAATATAGATTTAAGAGATACTAGAACTGTTCTTAAAGAAAGTGGAACTGCCGTTATGGGGTCGGCTATTTCTGTTGGTGAAAATAGAGCAAAAGAGGCTGTTGGGCAAGCCTTGGATTCTCCATTATTGAATGATAATAAGATAACGGGAGCTAAAAATGTTCTTTTGCTTATTGTTTCAGGAAGAATAGAAATTACTATAGATGAAATTGGAATTATCAGTGATTATATCCAAGCAGAAGCAGGAAACAATGCTAACATTATTATGGGAATAGGAGAAGACGAAAGTTTGGAAGAAAGTATTTCAGTTACTATAGTAGCTACAGGATTTCCTACGGAAATTCAGAGAGCCATTAATCATGAAGAAAAAAAAATTTTTCATAGGTTGGAAGAACCTTATGAACAAAGATTAACAAAAGTAGAAGAAATTCATTCTTATTCTAAACGAAAAGATCCTTATTCTTCTACAAATTCAAATCATTCAGAAAAACCTTCAAATCAACCTTATTATAAGAATAAGAAAGAAAAATTTTCATTAAATCAAAAAAAAAGCATTTTTGATCAAGCTATTGATTCAAATTTTGTCGAAACAAAACATAAAAAATATATGATGCTAGAAGACAGTTTTGATCTTCCTATTTCATACAATGAAAATGATGAGAAAATATTCAAAAAACGTACTCGTAAAAAAGAAAATCATAAAAATGAAAAGTTCAATGACTTTTAACATTTTTCATAAGATTCATTGATTATGGAATTACCTAATATTCCCAAAGGGACCAGGGATTTTTCATCAATTGAGATGAGTAAACGAAATTATTTAATTCAAGTTATTAGAGAAAAATTTGAACTTTTTGGTTTCTATCCTATAGAAACCCCTTCTTTTGAAAAGATTTCTACTCTTGTTGGTAAATATGGAGAAGAAGGAGATTATTTGATGTTTAAATTACTTCATTCAGGAAATGTTTTAAAAACAATAATTTCAGATGTTTTCAGAAAAATCAATAGTAAGGAAAAAAAGGAAAAAACGGTTAATGTTGAAAAATTTTTGGAAGAACATCTATCTAATAAAGCTCTTCGATATGATTTAACGGTTCCTTTTGTACGTTATGTGATAATGCATAAAAATGAAATCGTTTTTCCTTTTAAAAGATATCAAATACAACCTGTATGGCGTGCTGATAACCCTCAAAAAGGAAGATTTAGAGAGTTTTATCAATGTGATGCAGATATCATTTCTTCTTCTTGGTCTTTATGGGAAGAAATAGAATTAATTCAACTTTGTGACGAGATTTTTACAAAATTGAATTTTCCTATCATAATCTATATTAATCATAGAGATATATTAGGAGGATTAGTTGAAATTTCTGGTATAAAAAATAATTTATGGAAAGATTTTACTACATCTTTAGATAAATGGAATAAAATTGGAAGAGATTTAGTCAAAAAAGAAATGCTTCGTAAAGGAATATCATCTCAATCATTTGAAAAAATAGCATTTTTTTTTGATATGAAAGAAAATTTTTCTAAAAAAGAAAAAGATTTGACTGTAGCCTTTCAATATTCTAAAAAAGGAAAAAAGGGGATCAAAGATCTGAGTTTTATTTATCAAAATATAAAGAAAATTTCTTTACAAAACACAAAATTGGAATGGAATATTTCTTTAGCTCGGGGGATGAATTATTATACAGGGACAATCTTGGAAATTGTTCCATTCCATAATAATGGTCATTCAAATTTAATTTCTATTGGTGGAGGAGGAAGGTATGATCAATTAGCTAATTTATTTGGAATGAAAAATACTTATGGAGTAGGATTTTCTTTAGGTTTAGATAGAATTTATTTAGCTATGGAAAAAGAAAATTTGTTCCAGACTATTTCTAATTATCCTTCAAAAGTTTTGTTTATTAATTTTGGAGATGAAGAGGTTTTGTATGCATATAAAATGATAAAGTTTTTGAGAAAAAAAGGAATTTCCACTCAATTATATCCTCATACGGTTAAAATAGGAAAACAATTTAGATATGCTAATGATAATAATATTCCATTTACTATTAGTATAGGTAAAAATGAAATTAAAAGAAATAAAATAAGAGTCAAAAATCTTAAAAAAAGGATAGAAAAAGAATACGATAATATCAATGAAGTTGTGAATCAATTAATTCAATAATAACTATAAAATTTCATTGAGTGCTTTTTTCTTCCAAATAAAAAATCCTGCTATAGCCAATAATACAAGAATGATAAATAAAATTCCTGTCAATACAAAGCCTTTCAAAAAATAAAGAGGAACGGAAATAACGTTTCCAACCATCCAAAATATCCAGTTTTCTACTTTTTTCATAGACATTTGATACATTCCAGAAAAATAAATACCTGTTGTCAATACATCCATCCAATCAAAATGGGATTGAAGTTTTCCATGAAAATAATAAACCATTATACTGAAAATACAGGTAGAGAAAAACAAAATAAACGTGTAAAAATAATCTTTTTGATTGCAAAAAGTGATAGGCATTTCTTTATTTTTTTTATCCTTTTTATACAGCCATACATACCATCCATAAAAACTCATCACCGTGTAATACAGATTAATAATAAAATCACCATAAAGAGAAGTCACAAAAGTTAAATAGCTATATATTATAGTACTTACTATTCCTATTGGATATCCCCATATACTATTATTTTGAGCAAAAAAAACACTAAATACTGTAAATGATACAGCTGTAAATTCTAAAATTACATAAAAAATGTTACTATTATAATAGGGGGAAAAAAGGATATCTATCCAATCATTCATTAGATTGATTCATTTATCTATAATATAAACGAGATAATGTTCTTCTATTTTTCTATAAAAAGCAGAAAATTTCTTACTATAGGTATTTTTTAGAATCCAGCATGATATCCTATCATCTTTTTTAAGACAAAAAGGAGAAACTTTATAATGATCTAAAAAACTATAAAAAAGACCTCCTTCTAGTTTATACAAACTTTCTTTAATTCCCCATATAATATGCAGATAATCTTCTTCATAATTTGGATTAATAAAAATAGATTCATCCTCTCTAATAAATTTTTTCTTTATTTTAACTATTTTATTGTCTTTTCGTAATTTTTCTATGTCTATACCTATCTGATAAGAGCTTATAGCTATGGCTATTTTTTCAAAAGAATGACTTAAGGAAATATATTTCCCTTCAAAAAAAAGAAAAGGTTTTCTTTTTTCATTATAAAATATATTTATTTTCATTCCTATATATCTCAGGACATAACGAATTCCTAAAAACTCTCTTTTTCGTTTTTTTGATAAAGATAAAAAAAACATTTTTTCTTTATCGGAAATAATTCTCTTTTCTAAAAACGTTGTTTCTAAAAAATGGGCCCATCTAAAAACTATAATCTTTGTATGAAGATTATGAAATTTATAGGAATAGAAATTCATACTATTTTATAATTTTTTTTTGTACTATTGTGAGTCAAAAAAAATAGAATATTCTTTATGTATGAAAGAAATAATTGAAAAAGCATTAGAAAATGTTATTATTATTGATAATAAAAATATTATTGAATCTGGTTTTGTAAAAAAGATAGATTTATTAAGTAATAAGATAATAATCTATTTGAGTTTATCCAATCCCGCTATGCATTTCAAAAATAAACTAATAAAAGATATAACTCATTCGATAAAAAATCAAAATATATTAGATCCAATATCCATCAAAATAGAAATGAAATCAGATATCAAACCTGTAATCAAAAACATAATAGCTGTTGCGTCTGGAAAAGGAGGAGTTGGAAAATCCACAATATCAACTAATATAGCTGTTTCTTTAGTAAAAATGGGTTTTCATGTTGGATTATTAGACGCTGATATATATGGACCTTCTATCCCATTAATGTTTAATCTTGAAGAGGAAGATATTAATGCAAGGATACATAAAAATGGGATTATAAATCCTATTATTAGCTATGGTGTTAAAATTCTGTCTATAGGTTTTTTTTCAAAATATGGAGAGGCTATTGTTTGGAGAGGCCCTATGGTCACTAAAGTTTTGAGACAATTTATTCATGAAACTGATTGGGGAGAATTAGATTTTTTAATTGTAGATTTACCACCAGGAACAGGGGATATCCATTTATCTATTTTGCAAGAAATTTCATTAAAAGGAATTGTTATAGTTAGTACATCTCAAAAAATTGCATTGTCAGATGTAAATAGGTCTGTAGGAATGTTTCGTATTCAATCTATTTCTGTTCCAATTCTTGGAATTATAGAAAATATGTCTTATTTTCTTCCAAAAGAAAGCAAAGAAAAATGCTATTTTTTTGGAAAAAATGGAGTCAAGAATTTTTCCAAAAAAATGAATCTTTTTTTTCTTGGAGAAATTCCTATGTTACAAGAAATCCGAGAATATTCAGACTTGGGAATTCCTGGAGTTTTAGAAAACGATAAAATTAAAAATATTTTTATGAAAATTACGAAAAATATTATCAATCAATTGAGTATGTTTATATGATATGAATTATCAACAAAGTTTTATAAATTCTTTAACTATCAATATTAGAATAGATATAGATTTTTCCGTTTCATGAAAAAATGGATTTCTAGAATCTGCATTTTTCTGAATTTTAGGTTCAGAGACAGATCCTCCCATCACAATAATAGACATGGCAAATACTCGTAAATTCATACATCTAGCAGTGATTACATCTGTGACTATATTCATTCCAACACTATCTCCACCCATAGATCGTATCATAGAATGTTCTGCGTAGGTTTTATAATTAGAATAGGGAAAAGCTACATATACTCCTTTTTGGATAATTATGTTATGATTCATGGCTATGTTTTCTGCAATTTCTAGCATGTTTTTATCATATGTTTCTGTGATTTCAAAAAATCTATTTTTGATAAAATCTTTTACATTAGGATTTTCTGGAAAAAGATTTATATGATCTTTAACCAACATAACATCTCCCATTTTGTAATTTGGATTAACCCCTCCAGAAATATTAATTAATATTAATTTATCGATTCCTATATTTTTACACAAAACAATAGTAAAATAGTTTGTCCCATTTTCTTCAGAAAAAGGTTCTATTAAAAAAACTACATTTTTTCCTTCTATTTGACCAAATAGAAATTTTCCATATAATTTTTCTTTCGAAAAAAGGGGTATTTCTTCATAAGAAATGCATATAGGATTTTGGATCTCCTTTATTAGTTTATCAAACTGACTTCCTAATAATAAAATTCCAAAATCAGGTTTTTCTTTGATTTTGTTTTTTATGTATTGTTTTGATTTTTCTAAAGTCATAGTCATTGACATAAATTCAAGTTTTTATCAAGTTATACGGAACGGAACAAACCAACATTCCTTGAAAAGGGGAAATAAAAAGAAAAAAAAGGTCAAATTGTTTCATTTGATTCATTTTATCGTATAATATTTACTTCTCTTGAGAAAGGAATACTAAACTTTTTTTTTATGTCTTTCGTTATTTTTTCTGAAAAATAATATATATCCATTCCACTAGCCTTTCCATAGTTTACCAAAATTATAGGTTGTTTCTCATATACTCCTACATCTCCAATTTTTTTTTTTTTCCATTCTGTGTTTTTAATTAATGAGTTAGCAGATAGTTTGATTTTATCATGAGAAATATCATAACCAATAATAGCGGGATATCTATATTTTAGTTTTTTAAAATCCAAAATACTTACTATAGGATTCATAAAAAAACTCCCAGCATTTCCAATTTTTTTTGGATTTGGAAGTTTACGATTTCTAATATTAAAAATAGCTTTACTTAAATCATGAGTAGTAGGTTCTTTAATATTCATATTTTCTAATTCCTTTTGAATTTCCACATAGGATGTATTCAATTTTTTATATTTTTTTCTTAAAAGAAAAAAAACAGATAAAATTAGAAATTTATTTCTGTAATGAGGATGTTTGAAAAAAGAATAACGGTATTGAAGTTTACATTCTTCACGTGTAAATTCTCTTATTTTTTGATGTTCCGTTTCATATGCTTGTACTTTGAATAAAGTATCTTTCACTTCTGCTCCATATGCTCCAATATTTTGAATAGGTGCAGCTCCAACTGTACCAGGAATAAATGATAAATTTTCTAACCCGATAAATCCTTTTTTTATGGTCCATTTTACAAATTCATTCCAATTTTCTCCAGCAAAAGCTTGGACAATGACTTTATAATCATTTTCTTGGATCACCTTTTTTCCTTTTATCCCCATTTTCATGACTAATCCTGGATAATAATTTTTTAAAAAAAGAATATTACTTCCATCTCCCAAGAAAAGTTTTGGAATAGATGGATATATCTCAAAGATTTTTTGAATATCTTCTATATTTTTCACTTCTACAAAATAACGAGCATAAACATTTATTCCAAATGTATTCAATTTTTTGAGAGAAAAATTTTTTTTAATTAGCATGTAAAAAATATTTCATAAATACACAAATACAATTTTGTGCGTAAATTGATTAAATTTATCTGTAAAAATATAAAATTGTTATTCTTTATGAAAAGAGGAGGAAATTTTTTTTGGGGAGTTATTCTAGGAACCATGGCTGGTTTAATAATGGGAATTCTGTTAGCTCCAAGAAAAGAGGAAAAAATAAAAAATATACTAGGAAAAAAAACAGAAGAATTAAGAGATAATTTTCAAAAAATTAGCAAAAAAATTGGGGAAAGAGTACATCGTATGAAATCTGATTTTGAAGATAGGTGGAAAAGAAATAAAATAGATAAAGAAAAAATGGACCAAGTAGAAGATGAATTGGGAACTTAAGAAGTTTTTTATTTTTTTATGTTCATTTTTATTAGAAACTTTATCCATAAAAAATGGTGTATTTTAAAAAATGAATTCTTTAGAATATTGATTTACATCATGACAGAAATTTTTCTGAATTTTTTTTTGTTAATATTTTGTATTATTATTTTTTTTTTAGGAAGTCTTTCTTTATGTTTTTTTCTTTCCTTTTATTTCAAAAATTATGTGATTGGATTTGGACTTCTAACTATTTTTTATTTTTTTATTTTCCTTTTTATATTTTTTTTCTGTAGAAATATTCCACGATTTTTTATCAAAAATTTATTAAAAAAATCTATTTTTAGAATTTTTGATAAAAATCAAAAAGATTAGAATTCTTGTCTATGAATAAATTAGAAATTGTTTATGGAATACATCCATTGATAGAGGCTATTCGATCTAAAAAGACTATTAGTAAACTTTTTTTTCAAAGAGGATTGAAACAAGGATCAAATGCTTACAAAAAATTAATAAGTATTTCCAAAAAAGAAAATATCCCAATTCAAATTGTTCCGAAACAAAAATTTTATCAATTAAAAAATAAAAATCATCAAGGAGTTTTCGCTATTCTTTCTCCTATAAAAACTTATCAAATAGAAGATTTGCTTCCTATATTTTATGAAAAAGGGATAAACCCTCTTTTGGTCATTTTAGATAGGATCACAGATGTCCGAAATTTTGGATCTATAATACGTACTTCTGCATGCGCAGGAGCAGATGCTATTATTATTCCAAAAAAGTATACAGCAATGATTGGATCTGATTCTATCAAAACTTCTTCAGGTGCTTTATTTAAAGTTCCAATATGTCAAGAAAAAAATATAAAGAACACTATAGAGTTTTTAATGAACTCTGGATTAAAAATTGTTTCCGCTACAGAAAAATCTAATATCTATTGGTACAATATTGATTTTTCAGGGCCAACAGCTTTAATACTAGGAAACGAAGAAAAAGGAATTTCTCATAAATATTTAGAAATTTCCTGCGAAAAAGCAAAAATTCCATCAATAAAAGGAATTTCTTCTTTGAATGTATCTGTGGCTTGTGGAGTGATTTTATATGAAGTTTTCCGACAAAGAAAATTTCAGTCTAAAACTCACTTTTAAATTGTCTCAAAAAACGAATATCATTATCAAAATAAATTCTAATATCTTTCATCTGATAAATCATTAAAGCTAAACGTTCTATTCCTACTCCAAAAGCAAATCCAGAATAAATTTCTGGATCAATATCTACATTTTTCAAAACTTTTGGGTCTATCATTCCACAACCCATAATTTCTAACCATTCACTATTACAATATATATCGACTTCAGCACTAGGTTCTGTAAATGGAAAATAAGAAGGACGAAATCTGATTTTTGCTTTTCCAAAAAGAGAAGTTATTAAATAATGAATCGTTTGTTTTAAATCAGAAAAGGAAACTTTTTTATCTATATAAAATCCTTCTGCTTGATGAAAAATGAAATTTGAACGAGATGAAATAGTTTCATTTCTATATACTTTTCCTACAGATAAAACACGAAAAGGAGGATGATGTCTTTTCATATATCGTATTTGTACAGACGAAGTATGTGTCCGTAACAAAATCTCTGGATTTTTGCATAAAAAAAATGTATCTTGCATATCTCTGGAGGGATGAGAGATTGGAATATTTAAAGCCGTAAAATTATGCCAATCGTCTTCTATTTCAGGCCCATCTACATAAATGAATCCAATTCTTAGAAAAATATCTATCATTCTATTTTTTATCATAGATAGTGGATGAATAGATCCTATTTCTATAGACTTTCCGGGTATAGTAGGATCATACTTGAGTATTTTTTCATTTTGAATGTTATTTTTGGATTGAAAACTCAAAATTTTTTCTTGAACTTCTTTTTTTAATTCATTAATAATTTTTCCATAAATTTTTCTTTTATGGATGGATATTTTTTTTAATTCTTTAAATAAGATTGTTATGATCCCTCTTTTTTTTCCTAAAAATTTAATTCGAAATGTTTCTAAATCATCATATGTTTTCATATGAAAACATTTTATTTTTTTTTTGATTTGATCTATTTTATTATCCATATTTATTCAATAATATTTTCGTCATTCATATAACGAATGATAGCTTTTTTAATCAAAAACAATTGTTCTTCCTGATTAAAAGGAATCTTTGTTTTCAATACATAATGAGGCCATCCTTCCTTATCTCTTCCAAGAAACGAATAATAACCAAAAGGTTCTAGTATTCTACATATTGCGATATGTAAAATATTGATTTTATCTTCTTTATTTGAAAATCTATTTTTCCCTTTCCCCAGCTCTTGAATTCCTATTAAGTAAATAATTCCAATAATATCAATTTTTCCTTCTATGGAAAAATGATTTCGTATATATAACATTACTTTATTCCAATTGATATGAAATTTTTGCATAAATTTTTTTTCTATTTTATTAAGTTATGTTAGCATCAGATATAATTATTATAATTTTAGTTTTCTATGGAGGATATCAAGGATATCAAAAAGGTTTAATATCTCAATTTTTTGTATTCATGATATTTATAATTATTATTTATAAAGGGATCTATGTATTTGATTTTGTCAAAAAAGTCAATGTAGTAATAGTAAGTAAAGAATCCTATTTTTTTGTAATTTTTTCTCTAATTTTTTCTTTTTTTTCTATAATTTTTTTAGCTTTTTTAGCCAAAAAAATTATAGAATTTATTATGATGATTACATGGATGAAACCTGTGGATAGATTGTTTGGAGGAATATTAGGCATGATTAAATATTTTTTTTATATTTCAATATGTCTTTTTTTTCTAAAAGAAGCAAATCAAAAAGTAGATATAATTCCTTATAATTTTTTTCAAAATTCTTTTGAAAAAGAATTTCAATTTCTTTTCTCTAGAAAAGGATATTTATTTAATAAATTGAAAGAATTATATTTTTATTTACAAATTTTATTTTTTAAATGAACTTTAAAAAAAAGATTTTTTCGGTATTATCAAAAAATGAATTTGAAAATTTAACATTGGATATATTTCATTATCAAATTGATAATAATAAAATTTATAAAAACTATCTTCAATCATTAAAAATAGATCCATTGGAAATCAAAAATATTTCTGAAATTCCTTTTTTACCTATTTCTTTTTTTAAAACACATTGTATTTGGAGCAGTAAAACGAGAATTCCAGATATTATTTTTACTAGTAGCGGAACGACAGGAATAAAAAGTAAGCATTATGTAGCAGATTTAAGTGTTTATATTAACAGTATTAGAAAAGGATTTGAATTTTTTTATGGACCAATAGAAAAATTTAAATTTTTAGGATTTATTCCTACTGATAGAAAGGATTCTTCTTTAATTTATATGGTAAAATATTTAATACAAGAAACTATTCAAAATGGAAGTGATATTGTTTCTTCCTATTCCAATTACAAGTATAAAAATTGGATTATCCCTGATCAAAAAAATGTTTTAATTTTTGGACTTAGTTTTTATTTATTAGATTTTATAGAGAAAATGGAAAAAAATGGATATAAAGAAAACGTAATTATTATGGAGACAGGAGGAATGAAAGGAAAAAGAAAAGAAATCATTAGAGAAGAATTACACAATATTTTAAAAAAATTTTTTTGTGTAAAGGAAATTCACTCGGAATATGGAATGACAGAATTGCTTTCTCAAGCATATGCAAAAAAAAACGGTGTATTTCGATGTCCTCCTTGGATGAAAATATATATCAGAGATCCGGAAGATCCTTTTATTCATATAGATAACAATAAAATAGGAGGTGTTGATATTATAGATTTATCGAATTACTTATCTTGTCCTTTTATTTCTACCGAAGATTTAGGAAAGAAAATAAATGACTATGAATTTGAAGTATTAGGAAGAATGGATTTTTCAGACATACGAGGATGCAACATAATGACCATTTGATTTTTAGAAAGCGAGAAAAGATGCGTCTTTTTTTGATGATATATGGGATAAGTTGTTTTTGTACAACAGGATGATATCTTCTACACTTTCTGTTATTTTTTTTGATTGCAAAAGAATATCTAGCATCAAAAAAGTGTTTTTTGTTCCATATTTTTTATAAATAAT
This genomic window from Blattabacterium cuenoti contains:
- the hisS gene encoding histidine--tRNA ligase; this encodes MELPNIPKGTRDFSSIEMSKRNYLIQVIREKFELFGFYPIETPSFEKISTLVGKYGEEGDYLMFKLLHSGNVLKTIISDVFRKINSKEKKEKTVNVEKFLEEHLSNKALRYDLTVPFVRYVIMHKNEIVFPFKRYQIQPVWRADNPQKGRFREFYQCDADIISSSWSLWEEIELIQLCDEIFTKLNFPIIIYINHRDILGGLVEISGIKNNLWKDFTTSLDKWNKIGRDLVKKEMLRKGISSQSFEKIAFFFDMKENFSKKEKDLTVAFQYSKKGKKGIKDLSFIYQNIKKISLQNTKLEWNISLARGMNYYTGTILEIVPFHNNGHSNLISIGGGGRYDQLANLFGMKNTYGVGFSLGLDRIYLAMEKENLFQTISNYPSKVLFINFGDEEVLYAYKMIKFLRKKGISTQLYPHTVKIGKQFRYANDNNIPFTISIGKNEIKRNKIRVKNLKKRIEKEYDNINEVVNQLIQ
- the rlmB gene encoding 23S rRNA (guanosine(2251)-2'-O)-methyltransferase RlmB — encoded protein: MNKLEIVYGIHPLIEAIRSKKTISKLFFQRGLKQGSNAYKKLISISKKENIPIQIVPKQKFYQLKNKNHQGVFAILSPIKTYQIEDLLPIFYEKGINPLLVILDRITDVRNFGSIIRTSACAGADAIIIPKKYTAMIGSDSIKTSSGALFKVPICQEKNIKNTIEFLMNSGLKIVSATEKSNIYWYNIDFSGPTALILGNEEKGISHKYLEISCEKAKIPSIKGISSLNVSVACGVILYEVFRQRKFQSKTHF
- a CDS encoding 4'-phosphopantetheinyl transferase family protein, whose translation is MNFYSYKFHNLHTKIIVFRWAHFLETTFLEKRIISDKEKMFFLSLSKKRKREFLGIRYVLRYIGMKINIFYNEKRKPFLFFEGKYISLSHSFEKIAIAISSYQIGIDIEKLRKDNKIVKIKKKFIREDESIFINPNYEEDYLHIIWGIKESLYKLEGGLFYSFLDHYKVSPFCLKKDDRISCWILKNTYSKKFSAFYRKIEEHYLVYIIDK
- a CDS encoding CvpA family protein; the protein is MLASDIIIIILVFYGGYQGYQKGLISQFFVFMIFIIIIYKGIYVFDFVKKVNVVIVSKESYFFVIFSLIFSFFSIIFLAFLAKKIIEFIMMITWMKPVDRLFGGILGMIKYFFYISICLFFLKEANQKVDIIPYNFFQNSFEKEFQFLFSRKGYLFNKLKELYFYLQILFFK
- the pheS gene encoding phenylalanine--tRNA ligase subunit alpha, which codes for MDNKIDQIKKKIKCFHMKTYDDLETFRIKFLGKKRGIITILFKELKKISIHKRKIYGKIINELKKEVQEKILSFQSKNNIQNEKILKYDPTIPGKSIEIGSIHPLSMIKNRMIDIFLRIGFIYVDGPEIEDDWHNFTALNIPISHPSRDMQDTFFLCKNPEILLRTHTSSVQIRYMKRHHPPFRVLSVGKVYRNETISSRSNFIFHQAEGFYIDKKVSFSDLKQTIHYLITSLFGKAKIRFRPSYFPFTEPSAEVDIYCNSEWLEIMGCGMIDPKVLKNVDIDPEIYSGFAFGVGIERLALMIYQMKDIRIYFDNDIRFLRQFKSEF
- a CDS encoding purine-nucleoside phosphorylase, translating into MSMTMTLEKSKQYIKNKIKEKPDFGILLLGSQFDKLIKEIQNPICISYEEIPLFSKEKLYGKFLFGQIEGKNVVFLIEPFSEENGTNYFTIVLCKNIGIDKLILINISGGVNPNYKMGDVMLVKDHINLFPENPNVKDFIKNRFFEITETYDKNMLEIAENIAMNHNIIIQKGVYVAFPYSNYKTYAEHSMIRSMGGDSVGMNIVTDVITARCMNLRVFAMSIIVMGGSVSEPKIQKNADSRNPFFHETEKSISILILIVKEFIKLC
- the ftsZ gene encoding cell division protein FtsZ — translated: MKKEDFIQKKENVQFGFPKNRSAAIKVIGVGGGGSNALSHMFEQGITGVDFIACNTDAQALNNNPVPVKIQLGASITEGLGAGADPEVGEKAALESLEEIKSVLDSNTKMTFITAGMGGGTGTGAAPIIAGISKEKGILTVGIVTIPFHFEGKMRLQQAQKGIEALRKNVDSLIVINNDKLRELYGNLGFKAGFAKADEVLTTAAKGIAEVITHHYKQNIDLRDTRTVLKESGTAVMGSAISVGENRAKEAVGQALDSPLLNDNKITGAKNVLLLIVSGRIEITIDEIGIISDYIQAEAGNNANIIMGIGEDESLEESISVTIVATGFPTEIQRAINHEEKKIFHRLEEPYEQRLTKVEEIHSYSKRKDPYSSTNSNHSEKPSNQPYYKNKKEKFSLNQKKSIFDQAIDSNFVETKHKKYMMLEDSFDLPISYNENDEKIFKKRTRKKENHKNEKFNDF
- the murB gene encoding UDP-N-acetylmuramate dehydrogenase, whose product is MLIKKNFSLKKLNTFGINVYARYFVEVKNIEDIQKIFEIYPSIPKLFLGDGSNILFLKNYYPGLVMKMGIKGKKVIQENDYKVIVQAFAGENWNEFVKWTIKKGFIGLENLSFIPGTVGAAPIQNIGAYGAEVKDTLFKVQAYETEHQKIREFTREECKLQYRYSFFKHPHYRNKFLILSVFFLLRKKYKKLNTSYVEIQKELENMNIKEPTTHDLSKAIFNIRNRKLPNPKKIGNAGSFFMNPIVSILDFKKLKYRYPAIIGYDISHDKIKLSANSLIKNTEWKKKKIGDVGVYEKQPIILVNYGKASGMDIYYFSEKITKDIKKKFSIPFSREVNIIR
- a CDS encoding Mrp/NBP35 family ATP-binding protein, yielding MKEIIEKALENVIIIDNKNIIESGFVKKIDLLSNKIIIYLSLSNPAMHFKNKLIKDITHSIKNQNILDPISIKIEMKSDIKPVIKNIIAVASGKGGVGKSTISTNIAVSLVKMGFHVGLLDADIYGPSIPLMFNLEEEDINARIHKNGIINPIISYGVKILSIGFFSKYGEAIVWRGPMVTKVLRQFIHETDWGELDFLIVDLPPGTGDIHLSILQEISLKGIVIVSTSQKIALSDVNRSVGMFRIQSISVPILGIIENMSYFLPKESKEKCYFFGKNGVKNFSKKMNLFFLGEIPMLQEIREYSDLGIPGVLENDKIKNIFMKITKNIINQLSMFI
- a CDS encoding YtxH domain-containing protein, translating into MKRGGNFFWGVILGTMAGLIMGILLAPRKEEKIKNILGKKTEELRDNFQKISKKIGERVHRMKSDFEDRWKRNKIDKEKMDQVEDELGT
- a CDS encoding LuxE/PaaK family acyltransferase produces the protein MNFKKKIFSVLSKNEFENLTLDIFHYQIDNNKIYKNYLQSLKIDPLEIKNISEIPFLPISFFKTHCIWSSKTRIPDIIFTSSGTTGIKSKHYVADLSVYINSIRKGFEFFYGPIEKFKFLGFIPTDRKDSSLIYMVKYLIQETIQNGSDIVSSYSNYKYKNWIIPDQKNVLIFGLSFYLLDFIEKMEKNGYKENVIIMETGGMKGKRKEIIREELHNILKKFFCVKEIHSEYGMTELLSQAYAKKNGVFRCPPWMKIYIRDPEDPFIHIDNNKIGGVDIIDLSNYLSCPFISTEDLGKKINDYEFEVLGRMDFSDIRGCNIMTI
- the pnuC gene encoding nicotinamide riboside transporter PnuC, with amino-acid sequence MNDWIDILFSPYYNSNIFYVILEFTAVSFTVFSVFFAQNNSIWGYPIGIVSTIIYSYLTFVTSLYGDFIINLYYTVMSFYGWYVWLYKKDKKNKEMPITFCNQKDYFYTFILFFSTCIFSIMVYYFHGKLQSHFDWMDVLTTGIYFSGMYQMSMKKVENWIFWMVGNVISVPLYFLKGFVLTGILFIILVLLAIAGFFIWKKKALNEIL